The following coding sequences are from one Bacteroidales bacterium window:
- a CDS encoding 3-methyl-2-oxobutanoate dehydrogenase subunit VorB — protein MKELRLMKGNEAIAEAAIRAGADAYFGYPITPQSEILEYLVEQNPEETTGMVILQAESEVAAINMVYGAASTGKRIMTSSSSPGISLMTEGISYLAGAELPCLIVNVARGGPGLGTIQPSQADYFQSTKGGGHGDYRMLVLAPFSVQEMADFVSLGFELAFKYRNPVLILSDGVIGQMMEKVELPEFQPRKTDYEPWGTTGKTPDRERNIITSLNLDALEHEQHNFKLQAKYKQMEEEDTRCETSFCEDAEYLIIAYGASARISRKAVELARAKGIKAGLFRPITLFPFPSKELNEAARNAKGLLSVEMSAGQMIEDVKLATGCRIPVQHFGRYGGVVHAPGEILEALEKLKDNK, from the coding sequence ATGAAAGAACTTCGGTTGATGAAGGGCAATGAAGCCATAGCTGAAGCAGCTATCCGCGCAGGAGCAGATGCCTATTTCGGTTATCCCATCACTCCGCAATCGGAAATATTAGAATATTTAGTCGAACAAAATCCGGAAGAGACTACCGGTATGGTTATCTTACAGGCTGAAAGTGAGGTAGCTGCCATTAATATGGTATATGGCGCTGCGTCTACCGGAAAGCGTATCATGACCTCCTCTTCAAGTCCCGGCATTAGCCTGATGACAGAGGGTATTTCTTATCTTGCCGGAGCGGAACTTCCCTGCCTGATCGTTAATGTGGCACGTGGAGGACCGGGCCTGGGCACTATCCAACCATCGCAGGCCGATTATTTCCAGAGTACCAAGGGAGGTGGACATGGTGACTACCGTATGCTGGTGCTGGCACCATTCTCTGTTCAGGAAATGGCCGATTTTGTATCGCTCGGATTTGAACTTGCTTTTAAATACCGGAATCCTGTCCTGATCCTTTCCGATGGAGTGATCGGACAAATGATGGAAAAAGTGGAATTACCGGAATTCCAACCACGTAAGACAGATTATGAACCTTGGGGAACCACAGGCAAAACGCCCGACAGGGAACGGAATATTATTACCTCGCTGAACCTGGACGCATTGGAACACGAACAGCATAATTTCAAGCTTCAGGCCAAATACAAACAAATGGAAGAAGAAGACACCCGGTGTGAAACTTCTTTTTGTGAAGATGCCGAATACCTGATCATTGCTTATGGAGCCAGTGCCCGTATCAGCAGGAAAGCCGTTGAACTGGCCCGTGCAAAAGGTATTAAAGCGGGTTTATTCCGCCCCATCACACTTTTTCCTTTTCCGTCTAAGGAACTGAACGAAGCAGCGCGTAATGCAAAAGGATTACTATCTGTTGAAATGAGCGCAGGACAAATGATTGAAGACGTCAAGCTAGCTACCGGATGCCGGATCCCCGTTCAGCATTTTGGCCGCTATGGTGGAGTAGTACATGCTCCCGGAGAAATACTGGAAGCTTTAGAGAAACTGAAAGACAAC
- a CDS encoding ferredoxin family protein — protein sequence MAKVKGAIVVDAERCKGCSVCTVNCPQHVITLGKNVNSKGYYYAAMVNPEDCTGCTNCAIICPDGAITVYRIKE from the coding sequence ATGGCAAAAGTAAAAGGGGCAATAGTTGTTGATGCAGAGCGTTGTAAAGGTTGTAGCGTATGCACGGTGAATTGTCCGCAACATGTAATTACATTAGGCAAGAACGTCAACTCCAAAGGTTATTATTATGCAGCGATGGTAAATCCCGAAGATTGTACAGGGTGTACCAATTGTGCGATCATATGCCCGGACGGAGCCATTACCGTATATAGGATAAAAGAATAG
- a CDS encoding GDSL-type esterase/lipase family protein: MFLTAIFLFCFLCYPGVQAEAFVPQDDVSPDKTHIYNRGTLNNCRIKFEREKKGRVAFMGGSITEMKGWREMICEELQRRFPDTEFDFIAAGISSTGTTPGAFRFERDVLKNGTVDLLFEEAAVNDETNGFNAIEQIRGMEGIIRQARLSNPDMDIIMLHFIWDEMLDPLASGKIPEVIQNHERVAAYYQVSSIDLASEVSQRMQDGEFDWKMFGGTHPAPLGHKIYAATISRLFDQMWQQPLPDTARIHPHLLPPVPMDSFSYYRGRLADIREARLKHGWKYEPEWIPKLKASTRKGFVNVPALEALDPGSELYFTFEGTAIGIFNVAGPDAGIIEYSVDGQPFRQKDLYTKWSRSLYIPWVTMLESELPDGKHEIVIRTGKQNHPESKGNACQIFYFTINDRKL, translated from the coding sequence ATGTTTTTAACTGCAATTTTTCTATTCTGTTTTCTTTGTTATCCAGGGGTGCAAGCTGAAGCTTTTGTGCCACAGGATGATGTTTCCCCGGATAAAACACATATTTATAACCGGGGAACCCTCAATAATTGCCGGATAAAATTTGAAAGAGAAAAGAAAGGTCGTGTTGCATTTATGGGAGGGTCTATCACTGAAATGAAAGGATGGCGTGAAATGATATGTGAAGAATTACAGCGACGGTTTCCTGATACTGAATTCGATTTTATTGCTGCAGGTATCAGTTCTACAGGCACTACCCCCGGAGCTTTTCGTTTTGAAAGGGATGTGTTGAAAAACGGCACTGTTGACCTGTTATTCGAAGAAGCTGCGGTAAATGATGAGACCAATGGGTTTAATGCCATAGAACAGATACGGGGTATGGAAGGGATCATTCGTCAGGCCCGCCTTTCAAATCCTGATATGGATATTATCATGCTTCATTTTATCTGGGATGAAATGCTGGACCCGCTGGCCAGTGGAAAAATTCCTGAAGTCATTCAGAATCACGAAAGGGTGGCAGCATACTATCAGGTTTCTTCCATCGATCTTGCGTCGGAAGTATCTCAACGGATGCAGGATGGGGAGTTTGACTGGAAAATGTTTGGAGGGACACATCCGGCCCCACTTGGACACAAAATATACGCAGCCACTATTAGTCGTTTATTCGATCAGATGTGGCAACAACCTTTACCGGATACAGCAAGGATACATCCTCATCTTCTGCCTCCTGTTCCAATGGATTCATTTAGTTATTACCGGGGAAGGCTGGCGGATATACGTGAAGCAAGACTGAAACACGGTTGGAAATATGAGCCTGAATGGATACCTAAGTTAAAAGCATCAACCCGTAAGGGTTTTGTGAATGTTCCTGCTTTAGAAGCGCTCGATCCGGGTTCAGAACTTTATTTTACCTTTGAAGGGACTGCTATTGGGATCTTTAATGTTGCAGGACCGGATGCCGGTATCATCGAATACAGTGTAGATGGACAACCCTTTCGCCAGAAAGATCTCTATACCAAGTGGAGCCGGAGCCTCTATATTCCCTGGGTTACCATGCTTGAATCCGAATTACCGGATGGCAAACATGAAATAGTGATCAGGACCGGCAAACAAAATCATCCGGAAAGCAAGGGAAATGCCTGCCAAATATTTTATTTTACCATAAATGACCGGAAGCTATGA
- the ispE gene encoding 4-(cytidine 5'-diphospho)-2-C-methyl-D-erythritol kinase, translated as MIVYPNAKINIGLMITGKRVDGFHDIETAFYPVSLCDVLEIKLANSEKKISLECMGIDLGDQPVENNLCYKAYCLLDTIYDLPPVTIRLHKRIPIGAGLGGGSSDAAYTLKTLNQLFLLGISDSELVEYAGRLGSDCSFFIGNRPAIGKGKGDVLTPVPLSLTNYHILLVKPPVFVSTAEAYSEITPAEPEVSLSELLKLPLEKWKTAINNDFENSVFGRHPEIGKIKEQLYNLGAIYASMSGSGSSVYGIFREIPKDIKEIFSGCFVWCD; from the coding sequence ATGATTGTATACCCCAATGCCAAGATTAATATCGGCCTGATGATTACAGGGAAACGTGTGGACGGATTTCACGACATTGAAACAGCTTTTTACCCGGTTTCATTGTGTGATGTCCTGGAAATAAAATTAGCAAATAGTGAGAAAAAAATATCCCTGGAATGTATGGGAATTGACCTGGGAGATCAGCCGGTGGAAAATAACCTGTGTTACAAAGCATATTGCTTATTGGACACTATTTATGATTTACCGCCGGTGACTATACGTTTGCATAAACGGATACCTATAGGTGCAGGGTTGGGGGGTGGTTCTTCCGATGCGGCATATACCCTGAAAACATTGAACCAGTTATTCCTGTTGGGCATTTCTGATTCCGAATTAGTCGAATATGCCGGCCGGTTAGGAAGTGATTGTTCTTTTTTTATTGGAAACCGTCCTGCCATTGGAAAAGGCAAAGGAGATGTTTTAACACCGGTTCCGCTTTCACTTACCAATTATCATATATTACTGGTAAAACCTCCGGTTTTTGTAAGTACTGCCGAAGCTTATTCGGAGATTACTCCTGCAGAACCTGAAGTATCCCTCTCAGAATTGTTAAAATTACCGCTAGAAAAATGGAAGACTGCCATCAACAATGATTTTGAAAATTCTGTTTTTGGCAGACACCCTGAAATCGGAAAGATCAAAGAGCAACTGTATAATCTGGGGGCTATTTATGCATCTATGTCGGGAAGTGGATCAAGTGTTTATGGTATTTTCAGGGAAATTCCGAAAGATATAAAGGAAATTTTTTCAGGTTGTTTTGTATGGTGCGATTGA
- a CDS encoding PepSY-like domain-containing protein has translation MMPLLGCNDDDNNDPGTDKLPVAAQEFISTYFNQYVVSEVKVNKTENERGAIYESKLYKSGTKSGSVTSSVEIEFDKNGDWRDIESLVDGTPFPADVLELLPIAIVQYVNTNYAGIGIEEIEKKAYGYKVELINDKELLFDKNGDILSDTQSGQGSETGNGSVSKSIEEFINTHFPDYTIAYIKNENGQEYKKVYLKNGYTKSYKIVFDHEENWIEVEGDDDFNLPVPESVMQLLPGNISGYIKSNYPSTYVVEVKKKISGYKIELANDVDLLFNTNGEFLGSDDNDQNVDINSLPASIKDFLATYYPNILIREIEKKARHDSNGKMYEVELVNGVEIDFNQDGAWLSIDGNDRELPESFIQTLPAGISLYIDTNYPNAYISEIEKENNSYKVEIIRDRNDFELYFDMNGNFLRLDD, from the coding sequence ATGATGCCACTTTTAGGTTGTAATGATGATGACAACAATGACCCGGGAACAGACAAATTGCCTGTAGCTGCACAAGAGTTTATTTCAACATATTTCAACCAGTATGTTGTTAGCGAGGTAAAAGTAAATAAAACAGAAAACGAAAGAGGGGCTATTTATGAAAGTAAATTATATAAGAGCGGAACAAAATCCGGATCTGTCACATCCAGTGTAGAAATTGAATTCGATAAGAATGGAGACTGGAGGGATATCGAAAGCCTTGTTGATGGCACTCCTTTTCCGGCAGATGTCCTTGAGTTGCTTCCGATAGCCATTGTGCAATATGTCAATACGAACTATGCTGGCATAGGTATTGAAGAGATAGAGAAAAAAGCTTACGGATATAAAGTAGAATTGATCAATGACAAGGAATTGCTATTTGATAAAAACGGAGACATCCTCAGTGACACCCAATCCGGACAGGGCTCTGAAACAGGCAATGGAAGTGTAAGTAAGTCCATTGAAGAATTTATTAATACTCATTTTCCTGATTACACCATAGCTTACATCAAGAATGAGAATGGTCAGGAATATAAAAAAGTTTACCTGAAAAACGGTTATACTAAAAGTTATAAAATCGTATTTGATCACGAGGAAAATTGGATTGAAGTAGAAGGTGATGATGACTTTAATTTGCCGGTACCGGAATCGGTGATGCAGTTGTTACCCGGAAATATCTCCGGGTATATCAAAAGTAATTACCCATCAACATACGTAGTCGAAGTAAAGAAAAAGATTTCCGGTTATAAAATTGAGCTGGCAAACGATGTTGATCTACTTTTTAACACAAACGGAGAATTTCTCGGAAGTGATGATAACGATCAAAATGTTGACATCAATAGTTTACCGGCATCAATTAAAGATTTTCTCGCTACTTATTATCCTAATATACTAATAAGGGAAATAGAAAAAAAAGCCAGGCATGATTCTAATGGAAAAATGTACGAAGTGGAATTAGTCAATGGTGTAGAAATCGATTTTAATCAGGATGGGGCCTGGTTAAGTATAGACGGGAATGACAGAGAACTTCCAGAATCATTCATCCAGACATTGCCGGCTGGTATTTCCCTTTACATTGACACCAACTACCCCAATGCATATATTTCGGAAATAGAAAAAGAAAACAATTCGTATAAGGTAGAAATAATCAGAGACAGGAATGATTTCGAATTGTATTTTGATATGAACGGAAACTTCCTGCGTTTAGACGATTGA
- the meaB gene encoding methylmalonyl Co-A mutase-associated GTPase MeaB, whose protein sequence is MEHDEQDIFDEHHKDHDSALTVNPGVEQPPVVNATSLERFLSRSRKILSLDEYVEGILNGNRTILSKAITLIESSLPEHEKMAQDIIERCLPYSGKSVRIGITGVPGAGKSTFIEAMGGYLTSNGKKLAVLAIDPSSERSKGSILGDKTRMEQLSSDPNAFIRPSPSSGSLGGVARKTRETVFLCEAAGFDTIFIETVGVGQSETAVHSMTDFFLLIQIAGAGDELQGIKRGIMEMADLIAVNKADGNNMEKAQLAKAQYQSALRLFPKPVSGWEPKATICSSITKLGIDEIWEIILQYEQLTRDNGYFEDRRHNQARYWMNETIRNSLISHFYTHPAIEQLLPEYEKKVLEDKISSFAAARMLLNEYYLKSK, encoded by the coding sequence ATGGAACACGACGAACAAGATATATTTGATGAGCATCACAAGGATCATGATAGCGCTTTAACAGTTAATCCGGGTGTGGAGCAACCTCCGGTAGTTAATGCAACTTCCCTGGAACGTTTCCTGAGCCGTTCCCGTAAAATATTAAGCCTTGACGAATATGTCGAAGGGATACTGAATGGTAACCGGACCATATTGAGTAAAGCCATCACCCTGATAGAAAGTTCACTTCCCGAGCATGAAAAAATGGCTCAGGATATTATTGAACGTTGTTTGCCTTATTCCGGAAAATCGGTACGGATCGGTATTACCGGAGTTCCGGGGGCGGGGAAAAGTACTTTTATTGAAGCTATGGGAGGATATCTTACATCCAACGGCAAAAAGCTGGCAGTATTGGCTATTGATCCATCGAGTGAACGGTCGAAGGGAAGTATTTTAGGTGACAAAACAAGGATGGAACAGCTGTCATCCGATCCGAATGCATTTATCCGTCCTTCTCCTTCGTCCGGCTCCTTAGGAGGGGTTGCCCGAAAAACACGGGAAACGGTTTTTCTCTGCGAAGCCGCTGGTTTTGACACTATATTTATTGAAACTGTGGGAGTGGGACAATCGGAAACAGCCGTACATTCTATGACCGATTTTTTCCTGTTGATACAGATTGCCGGTGCTGGTGACGAATTACAAGGTATCAAAAGAGGGATCATGGAAATGGCTGACCTGATAGCCGTCAATAAGGCAGATGGTAATAATATGGAAAAGGCGCAACTGGCGAAGGCACAATATCAAAGTGCCCTTCGGTTATTCCCAAAACCGGTGTCGGGATGGGAACCTAAAGCTACGATCTGTTCATCCATCACCAAATTAGGTATTGATGAAATCTGGGAAATTATTCTTCAATATGAACAATTGACCCGGGATAACGGTTATTTTGAAGATAGACGGCACAATCAGGCCAGGTATTGGATGAATGAAACCATCCGTAACAGCCTGATCAGTCATTTTTATACACATCCTGCTATAGAACAGTTGCTTCCGGAATACGAAAAGAAGGTATTGGAAGATAAGATCAGTTCTTTTGCTGCCGCCAGGATGTTGTTGAATGAATATTATTTAAAATCGAAATAA